The following DNA comes from Serpentinimonas raichei.
AGCCCGGGCGCGGCTTGGCGATTAGCCCCGACCTGCTGCACAGCCTCAAGCGCTACCACTGGCCCGGCAACCTGCGCCAGTGCGCCAGCGTGCTGCGCACCGCCTGCGCCATGCTGGAGCCGCACGAGCGCGTGCTCGACTGGCCGCACTTGGCCGATGACATCCGCGCCGAACTGCAAGCAACCAGCCCCGGCAGTGCCGCAACCGGAACCACCGCCCCTGCGGCAGCTTCGACCCAAGCCACCCCATCTGCCCCGCAGCCCCCGGCTTCACTGGCCACGGCCATGCCCCACAGCCTGATCCAGATCGAACAAGCTGCCGTGCAACAAGCCCTGCTCGGCAGCCGGGGCAACGTCTCGCAAGCGGCGCGCACCCTGGGCATCAGCCGCCAGACCTTGTATCGCAAGTTGCAGGGGCTGGGGGGCTAGGCGGTCACCCGGCGCTGGGCTGGGCCTCAAGCCGTTGGGCCTGCTGGCGAACGCCCTCGAAGATGGCCTCGGCCACGTCTGGCGGGAAGTTGACGGGCAGCTGTTGCATCACGGCGGCCAGGGCCGGCTCCACCTTGGCGAGCAGCTCGCCAATGATGTCCTCGGCGTTCTGTCCCCAGCCGCACTTGGCCGCCGTGGCGTTGAAGTGGCGCCGCATGATGGTCGCCAGCTCGTAGTGCCGGTTCTTGCCAATCACCGCCATGGCCATCTTGGCGCTGCGCCACGCCAGCCGGTTCTTTCCGGTGCCGATGATGGGCCAAGCCGAGAGCACGTCGTACAGAGGAGTCAAGGCATAGGTGCCGCCCGCCAGCAGCCGGATACTGAAATTTTTGGCGTGGCCGTCCGTGGCGGCCAGCAAGCAGAAGGCCACTTGGCTGGCCAAGAGCGTGCGCAGATCGGCGCGCGCGTTTTGGGAGCCGGCCAGCACCCGGGCCAATGGCTCGATGCCCGGGCCACCGTCGGCCTCGTATTTTTTGGCTGGGCTCACGCCCAGGGCCTGGCAGAAGTCCTCTTGGGGCAGGCGAAGAATCCACGTGCCCGAGGGGTGCCGTCGGCGGTCGAAGCGTTCGACCACCAGCACCGGCGTGTGGTCGGCGAAAGTCACGATGTCGGCCTGCGCCACCTCCAAGCCCAATTCGCCCATGAACTTCAGACACAGCCACTCGTTGTAAACAGAGGTGCGCATATCTGCCTGCATATTGCCCACAAGGCCCAAAGGCAGCTTGATGATGTGCGTGGTAGGCGTGGCACCCAGCGGCCGCAGCCACTTGCCGTCGTGGTGCAGCAAGGCGGTTTTTTCCTGGGCACCGGCAATCGAGATGCGAAAATCCTGCTCCTTGCCCGAACCGGCAAACGGGCCGCTGGCAACGGCGCTGCGCAGCAAGGCGGCCACGGCCTCATCGTCCAAGGCTTCGCCTTCGATGCGGTCGAAGCCGACCGGTGCCTCATCGAGAGGCAGGAGCTGAACTGCCCCCACGCAATCGCGGCCTATGGCAGCCAGCAGGTCAAAGGTGTTTTCAGATCCCGCTGCATAGCGTTGCGCCAAGCGCCTGCGGATGGTGCCACTGTCGGGCAGCAGGTTGGCAAAGTAGTGCTCGACCCGGTCACCCCGCAGGGGCTCCTTGCCCACCAAGGGCAGCGGCAAGGACAAGGACAGTGGCCGCGCAGAGCGCGAGGCCAGCCAGCGGGGCTCGTAGCTCAACTCCATCGGGCGTCGAGTGGCCGGTGTCCAGCGGCCCACCAACTCCCCGTTAGCCCAGATAGACAGCGGCCGGGCGCTCAAGCGGCGACCCATGGCTCACCACTCCCCGGCCTGAACCTCAGGGGCCTCGCACGCCCTCGCGTGCGGCTGCACGCTCAGCTGCAGGCCCAACTGGGCGCACAGCGCCATGAGCTGGTCCACGCTCAATGTGCCTGGAGCCCGCTCCAGCTCAGACACGCGCCTTTGGCTCAACCCAAGGCGCTCGCCGAGCTGGGCCTGTGTGAGCTTGAGGCTTTTGCGCGCGCCTTGCAAGACCGCACCCAACTGAGTGGGCGTGACCAGCGGCTGGATTCGATGGGACATGGTTTACTGCCTATTTCAGTAAACGCATTTTAGCTGCGTGACAGCTAAAAGTCAAATGGCGGCGGCATGATTCACGCGACAACTATCTTGACATGCGCCGGACAGCTACCAAGCAAGCCTGTGTTTTTTGTAGCGGGCTCATTGCTGACGCGGTTTTCTATAGAGATGCGTGATTTTCTATAGATTGGGGCCTTGACGCAACTTTTTTTATAGCGCAGCAGCCGCCAAGGTTAGCCCATCCCTAGCCAAACCAAAAAAAACGGCCCCGCAGGGCCGTCGCAAACATTTTTACCTCTGCGCCGCAGCGCAGCAGGCGCGGGCCAGGCGCGCCTCCAAGCGCGCCGCTGGCCTCTAGTCTCGCCTCAGGCCGCCACCTCCTTGGCGGTTTCGGCGTATTCGGCGATCTGGTCGAAGTTGAGGTATTTGTAGATCGCCGCGCCGTCTTGGTTCACCACGCCCATGGCTGCGTGGTATTCGGCCACGGTGGGGATGCGGCCCAGCTTGGAGGCGATGGCCGCCAGCTCGGCCGAGGCCAGGAACACGTTGGTGTTCTTGCCGAGGCGGTTCGGGAAGTTGCGCGTGCTGGTCGAGATCACGGTCGCGCCTTCGCGCACCTGCGCCTGGTTGCCCATGCACAGGCTGCAACCGGGCATTTCGGTGCGGGCACCGGCGGCGCCGAAGTTGGCGTAGTGGCCCTCTTTCATCAGCTCGCTGGCGTCCATCTTGGTCGGCGGCGCCACCCAGAGCTTGACCGGGATGTCGCGCTGGCCACCGAGCAGCTTGGCGGCGGCGCGGAAGTGCCCGATGTTGGTCATGCACGAGCCGATGAAGGCTTCGTCGATGTGGGTGCCGGCCACGTCGGAGAGCACTTTGGCGTCGTCCGGGTCGTTCGGGCAGCACAGGATGGGCTCTTTGATTTCGGCCAGGTCGATCTCGATCACGGCGGCGTATTCGGCGTTGGCGTCGGCCTGCAGCAGCTTGGGCTGCTCCAGCCACTGCTGCACTTTCTCGATGCGGCGCGCCAGCGTTTTCGCGTCTTGGTAGCCGTCGGCGATCATGTTCTTCATCAGCACGACGTTGCTGTTGAGGTATTCGATCACCGGCTCGGGGTTGAGCTGGATGGTGCAGCCCGCCGCCGAGCGCTCGGCCGAGGCGTCGGAGAGCTCAAAGGCTTGCTCCACTTTGAGGTCGGGCAAGCCTTCGATCTCCAAAATGCGGCCCGAGAAGATGTTTTTCTTGCCCGACTTGGCCACCGTGAGCAGGCCGGCCTTGATGGCGTACAGCGGAATGGCGTGCACCAAGTCGCGCAGCGTCACGCCCGGTTGCATCTGGCCTTTGAAGCGCACCAGCACCGATTCGGGCATGTCCAGCGGCATCACGCCGGTGGCGGCCCCGAAGGCCACCAAGCCGGAGCCGGCCGGAAAGCTGATGCCGATCGGAAAGCGCGTGTGCGAGTCGCCGCCGGTGCCCACGGTGTCGGGCAGCAGCAGGCGGTTCAGCCACGAGTGGATCACGCCGTCGCCGGGGCGCAGCGCCACGCCGCCGCGGCTGCTGATGAAGGGCGGCAGCTCGCGGTGCATCTTGGCATCGACCGGTTTCGGGTA
Coding sequences within:
- a CDS encoding type II toxin-antitoxin system HipA family toxin, whose translation is MGRRLSARPLSIWANGELVGRWTPATRRPMELSYEPRWLASRSARPLSLSLPLPLVGKEPLRGDRVEHYFANLLPDSGTIRRRLAQRYAAGSENTFDLLAAIGRDCVGAVQLLPLDEAPVGFDRIEGEALDDEAVAALLRSAVASGPFAGSGKEQDFRISIAGAQEKTALLHHDGKWLRPLGATPTTHIIKLPLGLVGNMQADMRTSVYNEWLCLKFMGELGLEVAQADIVTFADHTPVLVVERFDRRRHPSGTWILRLPQEDFCQALGVSPAKKYEADGGPGIEPLARVLAGSQNARADLRTLLASQVAFCLLAATDGHAKNFSIRLLAGGTYALTPLYDVLSAWPIIGTGKNRLAWRSAKMAMAVIGKNRHYELATIMRRHFNATAAKCGWGQNAEDIIGELLAKVEPALAAVMQQLPVNFPPDVAEAIFEGVRQQAQRLEAQPSAG
- a CDS encoding helix-turn-helix domain-containing protein, whose translation is MSHRIQPLVTPTQLGAVLQGARKSLKLTQAQLGERLGLSQRRVSELERAPGTLSVDQLMALCAQLGLQLSVQPHARACEAPEVQAGEW